The following proteins are co-located in the Athene noctua chromosome 16, bAthNoc1.hap1.1, whole genome shotgun sequence genome:
- the SS18L1 gene encoding calcium-responsive transactivator isoform X2, translating to MSVAFASARPRGKGEVTQQTIQKMLDENHHLIQCIMDYQSKGKTAECTQYQQILHRNLVYLATIADSNQNMQSLLPAPPTQNINLGPGAMTQSASNQSLHSQSNLSDAIGTGLPPSSLMQSQISNGPNHVSMQQSGQNTMPTTSLSMTVSSHGTGPGYSHTVPASQNVPMQGQGSIGNYVSRTNINMQSNPVSMMHQQAATSHYNSAQGGSQHYQGQSSIAMMSQSNQGNSMMGQRPMGPYRASQQGSSQQYMGQEEYYSEQYSHGQGSSEPMNQQYYPDGNSQYSQQQAGYQQGAAQQQTYSQQQYPNQQSYPGQQQGYGPAQGASSQYSSYQQGQGQQYGSYRASQTGPSAQQQRPYGYEQGQYGNYQQ from the exons atgtcGGTTGCCTTTGCTTCTGCTCGCCCAAGAGGCAAAGGGGAGGTCACCCAGCAAACTATCCAGAAG ATGCTAGATGAAAATCACCACCTAATACAATGTATTATGGATTATCAGAGCAAGGGGAAAACTGCAGAATGTACTCA ATACCAACAAATCTTGCACAGAAACCTGGTTTACTTGGCAACAATAGCAGATTCTAACCAGAATATGCAGTCCTTGCTTCCTGCT CCACCAACGCAAAACATAAACTTGGGCCCAGGAGCAATGACTCAGAGTGCATCCAACCAATCTCTCCATTCACAGAGCAATCTCAGCGATGCAATTGGGACAggccttcctccttcctccctcatGCAGAGTCAGATTAGCAATG GTCCTAATCACGTGTCTATGCAGCAGTCAGGCCAGAACACTATGCCCACGACCTCTCTGAGTATGACTGTCAGCAGTCATGGAACTGGGCCTGGTTATAGCCATACAGTGCCTGCATCTCAGAATGTGCCAATGCAAGGCCAGGGGTCAATAGGCAATTATGTCTCTCGAACAAACATCAACATGCAGTCTAATCCAG TTTCCATGATGCACCAGCAAGCAGCAACGTCACATTACAACTCAGCACAAGGAGGGAGCCAGCATTACCAGGGGCAGTCCTCCATTGCCATGATGAGTCAGAGCAACCAAGGCAACAGCATGATGGGTCAGCGACCAATGGGCCCTTACAGAGCTTCACAGCAAG GTTCCTCACAGCAGTACATGGGTCAGGAAGAATATTACAGTGAACAGTACAGTCATGGACAAGGTTCATCAGAACCTATGAATCAGCAGTACTATCCAGATG GAAATTCTCAGTacagccagcagcaggcagggtaCCAACAGGGAGCTGCACAACAGCAAACATATTCCCAGCAGCAATACCCAAATCAACAAAGTTACCCAGGACAACAGCAAGGATATG GTCCTGCACAAGGAGCCTCTTCACAGTATTCCAGCTACCaacaggggcaggggcagcaatATGGAAGTTACAGAGCTTCTCAGACAGGCCCATCCGCTCAGCAACAGAGGCCTTACGGCTATGAGCAG GGACAATATGGAAATTACCAGCAATAA
- the SS18L1 gene encoding calcium-responsive transactivator isoform X1 translates to MSVAFASARPRGKGEVTQQTIQKMLDENHHLIQCIMDYQSKGKTAECTQYQQILHRNLVYLATIADSNQNMQSLLPAPPTQNINLGPGAMTQSASNQSLHSQSNLSDAIGTGLPPSSLMQSQISNGPNHVSMQQSGQNTMPTTSLSMTVSSHGTGPGYSHTVPASQNVPMQGQGSIGNYVSRTNINMQSNPVSMMHQQAATSHYNSAQGGSQHYQGQSSIAMMSQSNQGNSMMGQRPMGPYRASQQGSSQQYMGQEEYYSEQYSHGQGSSEPMNQQYYPDGHGDYAYQQSSYTEQSYDRSFDDSTQHYYEGGNSQYSQQQAGYQQGAAQQQTYSQQQYPNQQSYPGQQQGYGPAQGASSQYSSYQQGQGQQYGSYRASQTGPSAQQQRPYGYEQGQYGNYQQ, encoded by the exons atgtcGGTTGCCTTTGCTTCTGCTCGCCCAAGAGGCAAAGGGGAGGTCACCCAGCAAACTATCCAGAAG ATGCTAGATGAAAATCACCACCTAATACAATGTATTATGGATTATCAGAGCAAGGGGAAAACTGCAGAATGTACTCA ATACCAACAAATCTTGCACAGAAACCTGGTTTACTTGGCAACAATAGCAGATTCTAACCAGAATATGCAGTCCTTGCTTCCTGCT CCACCAACGCAAAACATAAACTTGGGCCCAGGAGCAATGACTCAGAGTGCATCCAACCAATCTCTCCATTCACAGAGCAATCTCAGCGATGCAATTGGGACAggccttcctccttcctccctcatGCAGAGTCAGATTAGCAATG GTCCTAATCACGTGTCTATGCAGCAGTCAGGCCAGAACACTATGCCCACGACCTCTCTGAGTATGACTGTCAGCAGTCATGGAACTGGGCCTGGTTATAGCCATACAGTGCCTGCATCTCAGAATGTGCCAATGCAAGGCCAGGGGTCAATAGGCAATTATGTCTCTCGAACAAACATCAACATGCAGTCTAATCCAG TTTCCATGATGCACCAGCAAGCAGCAACGTCACATTACAACTCAGCACAAGGAGGGAGCCAGCATTACCAGGGGCAGTCCTCCATTGCCATGATGAGTCAGAGCAACCAAGGCAACAGCATGATGGGTCAGCGACCAATGGGCCCTTACAGAGCTTCACAGCAAG GTTCCTCACAGCAGTACATGGGTCAGGAAGAATATTACAGTGAACAGTACAGTCATGGACAAGGTTCATCAGAACCTATGAATCAGCAGTACTATCCAGATG GACATGGTGATTATGCCTATCAGCAGTCATCCTATACTGAGCAGAGCTATGACAGGTCATTTGACGACTCTACACAACACTATTATGAAGGAG GAAATTCTCAGTacagccagcagcaggcagggtaCCAACAGGGAGCTGCACAACAGCAAACATATTCCCAGCAGCAATACCCAAATCAACAAAGTTACCCAGGACAACAGCAAGGATATG GTCCTGCACAAGGAGCCTCTTCACAGTATTCCAGCTACCaacaggggcaggggcagcaatATGGAAGTTACAGAGCTTCTCAGACAGGCCCATCCGCTCAGCAACAGAGGCCTTACGGCTATGAGCAG GGACAATATGGAAATTACCAGCAATAA
- the PSMA7 gene encoding proteasome subunit alpha type-7 isoform X3 gives MSYDRAITVFSPDGHLFQVEYAQEAVKKGSTAVSERRLTADARIVINRARVECQSHRLTVEDPVTVEYITRYIASLKQRYTQSNGRRPFGISALIVGFDFDGTPRLYQTDPSGTYHAWKANAIGRGAKSVREFLEKNYTDEAIETDDLTIKLVIKALLEVVQSGGKNIELAVMRREQPLKILNPEEIEKYVAEIEKEKEENEKKKQKKTT, from the exons ATGAGCTACGACCGGGCCATCACCGTCTTCTCCCCGGACGGGCACCTCTTCCAGGTGGAGTACGCCCAGGAGGCGGTGAAGAAGGGCTCCACCGCGGTGAGTGAGCGCC GGCTGACGGCTGATGCCAGGATAGTTATAAATAGAGCTCGTGTGGAGTGTCAAAGCCACAGACTCACAGTGGAGGATCCTGTCACTGTGGAGTACATCACACGTTACATTGCCAGTCTGAAACAG AGATACACGCAAAGCAACGGCCGCAGACCTTTTGGTATCTCTGCTCTTATTGTGGGATTTGACTTTGATGGAACTCCCCGGCTGTACCAGACCGATCCCTCTGGCACATACCATGCTTGGAAG GCTAATGCCATTGGCAGAGGAGCCAAATCCGTACGTGAATTCCTGGAGAAAAACTACACTGATGAAGCCATTGAAACAGATGATCTCACTATTAAACTTGTCATCAAGGCTCTTCTTGAG GTTGTGCAGTCTGGTGGGAAGAACATTGAGCTGGCGGTTATGAGGCGAGAGCAGCCGCTGAAG ATCCTAAACCCTGAAGAAATTGAGAAGTATGTTGctgaaattgaaaaagaaaaggaagaaaatgaaaagaaaaaacagaagaagacAACATGA
- the PSMA7 gene encoding proteasome subunit alpha type-7 isoform X2 — MSYDRAITVFSPDGHLFQVEYAQEAVKKGSTAVGVRGKDIVVLGVEKKSVAKLQDERTVRKICALDDNVCMAFAEYTVISGLTADARIVINRARVECQSHRLTVEDPVTVEYITRYIASLKQRYTQSNGRRPFGISALIVGFDFDGTPRLYQTDPSGTYHAWKANAIGRGAKSVREFLEKNYTDEAIETDDLTIKLVIKALLEVVQSGGKNIELAVMRREQPLKILNPEEIEKYVAEIEKEKEENEKKKQKKTT; from the exons ATGAGCTACGACCGGGCCATCACCGTCTTCTCCCCGGACGGGCACCTCTTCCAGGTGGAGTACGCCCAGGAGGCGGTGAAGAAGGGCTCCACCGCG GTTGGAGTAAGAGGGAAGGATATTGTTGTTCTTGGTGTGGAAAAGAAGTCGGTGGCAAAACTTCAGGATGAAAGAACTGTACGGAAGATCTGTGCTCTCGATGACAATGTCTGCATGGCTTTTGCAG AATACACTGTCATTTCAGGGCTGACGGCTGATGCCAGGATAGTTATAAATAGAGCTCGTGTGGAGTGTCAAAGCCACAGACTCACAGTGGAGGATCCTGTCACTGTGGAGTACATCACACGTTACATTGCCAGTCTGAAACAG AGATACACGCAAAGCAACGGCCGCAGACCTTTTGGTATCTCTGCTCTTATTGTGGGATTTGACTTTGATGGAACTCCCCGGCTGTACCAGACCGATCCCTCTGGCACATACCATGCTTGGAAG GCTAATGCCATTGGCAGAGGAGCCAAATCCGTACGTGAATTCCTGGAGAAAAACTACACTGATGAAGCCATTGAAACAGATGATCTCACTATTAAACTTGTCATCAAGGCTCTTCTTGAG GTTGTGCAGTCTGGTGGGAAGAACATTGAGCTGGCGGTTATGAGGCGAGAGCAGCCGCTGAAG ATCCTAAACCCTGAAGAAATTGAGAAGTATGTTGctgaaattgaaaaagaaaaggaagaaaatgaaaagaaaaaacagaagaagacAACATGA
- the PSMA7 gene encoding proteasome subunit alpha type-7 isoform X1, with product MSYDRAITVFSPDGHLFQVEYAQEAVKKGSTAVGVRGKDIVVLGVEKKSVAKLQDERTVRKICALDDNVCMAFAGLTADARIVINRARVECQSHRLTVEDPVTVEYITRYIASLKQRYTQSNGRRPFGISALIVGFDFDGTPRLYQTDPSGTYHAWKANAIGRGAKSVREFLEKNYTDEAIETDDLTIKLVIKALLEVVQSGGKNIELAVMRREQPLKILNPEEIEKYVAEIEKEKEENEKKKQKKTT from the exons ATGAGCTACGACCGGGCCATCACCGTCTTCTCCCCGGACGGGCACCTCTTCCAGGTGGAGTACGCCCAGGAGGCGGTGAAGAAGGGCTCCACCGCG GTTGGAGTAAGAGGGAAGGATATTGTTGTTCTTGGTGTGGAAAAGAAGTCGGTGGCAAAACTTCAGGATGAAAGAACTGTACGGAAGATCTGTGCTCTCGATGACAATGTCTGCATGGCTTTTGCAG GGCTGACGGCTGATGCCAGGATAGTTATAAATAGAGCTCGTGTGGAGTGTCAAAGCCACAGACTCACAGTGGAGGATCCTGTCACTGTGGAGTACATCACACGTTACATTGCCAGTCTGAAACAG AGATACACGCAAAGCAACGGCCGCAGACCTTTTGGTATCTCTGCTCTTATTGTGGGATTTGACTTTGATGGAACTCCCCGGCTGTACCAGACCGATCCCTCTGGCACATACCATGCTTGGAAG GCTAATGCCATTGGCAGAGGAGCCAAATCCGTACGTGAATTCCTGGAGAAAAACTACACTGATGAAGCCATTGAAACAGATGATCTCACTATTAAACTTGTCATCAAGGCTCTTCTTGAG GTTGTGCAGTCTGGTGGGAAGAACATTGAGCTGGCGGTTATGAGGCGAGAGCAGCCGCTGAAG ATCCTAAACCCTGAAGAAATTGAGAAGTATGTTGctgaaattgaaaaagaaaaggaagaaaatgaaaagaaaaaacagaagaagacAACATGA
- the SS18L1 gene encoding calcium-responsive transactivator isoform X3, with amino-acid sequence MSVAFASARPRGKGEVTQQTIQKMLDENHHLIQCIMDYQSKGKTAECTQYQQILHRNLVYLATIADSNQNMQSLLPAPPTQNINLGPGAMTQSASNQSLHSQSNLSDAIGTGLPPSSLMQSQISNVSMMHQQAATSHYNSAQGGSQHYQGQSSIAMMSQSNQGNSMMGQRPMGPYRASQQGSSQQYMGQEEYYSEQYSHGQGSSEPMNQQYYPDGHGDYAYQQSSYTEQSYDRSFDDSTQHYYEGGNSQYSQQQAGYQQGAAQQQTYSQQQYPNQQSYPGQQQGYGPAQGASSQYSSYQQGQGQQYGSYRASQTGPSAQQQRPYGYEQGQYGNYQQ; translated from the exons atgtcGGTTGCCTTTGCTTCTGCTCGCCCAAGAGGCAAAGGGGAGGTCACCCAGCAAACTATCCAGAAG ATGCTAGATGAAAATCACCACCTAATACAATGTATTATGGATTATCAGAGCAAGGGGAAAACTGCAGAATGTACTCA ATACCAACAAATCTTGCACAGAAACCTGGTTTACTTGGCAACAATAGCAGATTCTAACCAGAATATGCAGTCCTTGCTTCCTGCT CCACCAACGCAAAACATAAACTTGGGCCCAGGAGCAATGACTCAGAGTGCATCCAACCAATCTCTCCATTCACAGAGCAATCTCAGCGATGCAATTGGGACAggccttcctccttcctccctcatGCAGAGTCAGATTAGCAATG TTTCCATGATGCACCAGCAAGCAGCAACGTCACATTACAACTCAGCACAAGGAGGGAGCCAGCATTACCAGGGGCAGTCCTCCATTGCCATGATGAGTCAGAGCAACCAAGGCAACAGCATGATGGGTCAGCGACCAATGGGCCCTTACAGAGCTTCACAGCAAG GTTCCTCACAGCAGTACATGGGTCAGGAAGAATATTACAGTGAACAGTACAGTCATGGACAAGGTTCATCAGAACCTATGAATCAGCAGTACTATCCAGATG GACATGGTGATTATGCCTATCAGCAGTCATCCTATACTGAGCAGAGCTATGACAGGTCATTTGACGACTCTACACAACACTATTATGAAGGAG GAAATTCTCAGTacagccagcagcaggcagggtaCCAACAGGGAGCTGCACAACAGCAAACATATTCCCAGCAGCAATACCCAAATCAACAAAGTTACCCAGGACAACAGCAAGGATATG GTCCTGCACAAGGAGCCTCTTCACAGTATTCCAGCTACCaacaggggcaggggcagcaatATGGAAGTTACAGAGCTTCTCAGACAGGCCCATCCGCTCAGCAACAGAGGCCTTACGGCTATGAGCAG GGACAATATGGAAATTACCAGCAATAA